A genome region from Brassica oleracea var. oleracea cultivar TO1000 chromosome C2, BOL, whole genome shotgun sequence includes the following:
- the LOC106327638 gene encoding patellin-3, whose translation MAEESITTTTLATSENQPSSGLTPPQESNSTHQVLATETETLEQATETNPPETAVTAAAQPEVTPEEHHPPKVTETQTASTEKKETSQKEEASEEDKRIPQNLGSFKEESSKLSDLSDSEKKSLDELKHLVRDALDNHQFGSVPKPEDGSNAPEEVTIWGVPLLKDDRSDVVLLKFLRARDFKVKDSLAMLKNTVKWRREFKIDELVDEDLVDDLDKVVFMHGHDREGHPVCYNVYGEFQNKELYNKTFSDEEKRKHFLRTRIQFLERSIRKLDFSSGGVSTIFQINDMKNSPGLGKKELRSATKQAVQLLQDNYPEFVFKQAFINVPWWYLVFYTVIGPFMTPRSKSKLVFAGPSRSAETLFKYISPEQVPVQYGGLSVDPCDCNPDFSLEDPASEVIVKPGTKQTVEIIIYEKCEIVWEIRVIGWEVRYKAEFVPEEKDAYTVVVQKPRKMKPFDEPVLTQSFKVNELGKVLLTVDNPTSKKKKLVYRFNVKPL comes from the exons ATGGCAGAAGAATCTATCACCACCACCACTCTCGCTACATCGGAGAATCAACCATCATCGGGGCTAACACCTCCACAAGAATCAAACTCTACTCATCAAGTCTTGGCGACTGAGACTGAAACTCTAGAGCAAGCTACCGAGACTAATCCACCGGAAACTGCAGTAACCGCGGCGGCTCAGCCTGAAGTAACACCGGAAGAGCATCACCCACCAAAAGTAACGGAAACACAAACGGCGTCAACAGAGAAAAAAGAGACGTCGCAGAAGGAAGAAGCATCTGAAGAGGACAAGAGAATTCCACAGAATCTTGGCTCTTTCAAAGAAGAGAGCAGCAAGCTCTCCGATCTCTCCGATTCCGAGAAGAAATCTCTTGATGAACTGAAACATCTTGTGCGAGATGCTCTAGACAATCACCAATTCGGTTCAGTTCCTAAACCGGAAGATGGCAGCAACGCACCTGAAGAAGTCACGATCTGGGGAGTTCCTCTCCTCAAAGACGACAGAAGCGACGTCGTTTTACTGAAGTTCCTACGCGCTAGGGACTTCAAGGTGAAAGATTCGCTGGCAATGCTCAAGAACACAGTCAAGTGGAGAAGGGAGTTCAAGATCGACGAGTTGGTCGATGAAGACCTTGTGGATGATCTAGACAAGGTGGTGTTCATGCATGGGCACGACCGAGAAGGACACCCGGTGTGTTACAATGTCTATGGTGAGTTTCAGAACAAGGAGCTTTACAACAAAACGTTCTCTGATGAGGAAAAGAGGAAACATTTCTTGAGGACGAGGATTCAGTTCTTGGAGAGGAGTATAAGGAAGCTAGACTTCAGCTCCGGTGGAGTTTCCACCATATTTCAGATCAACGATATGAAGAACTCTCCGGGACTGGGGAAGAAAGAGCTTAGATCGGCGACCAAGCAAGCCGTGCAGTTGCTTCAGGACAATTACCCTGAGTTTGTCTTCAAACAG GCCTTCATCAATGTTCCCTGGTGGTACCTTGTGTTTTACACTGTGATTGGTCCGTTCATGACACCAAGATCAAAGAGCAAGTTGGTGTTTGCTGGTCCGTCAAGATCAGCCGAAACTCTTTTCAA ATACATATCGCCCGAACAAGTCCCGGTACAATATGGAGGATTGAGTGTAGATCCTTGTGACTGCAATCCAGACTTCTCTTTGGAAGATCCAGCCTCAGAGGTCATTGTTAAGCCTGGAACAAAGCAAACTGTTGAGATCATAATCTATGAG AAATGTGAGATTGTGTGGGAGATAAGGGTAATTGGATGGGAGGTGCGCTACAAGGCAGAGTTTGTGCCTGAAGAGAAAGATGCTTATACGGTGGTTGTACAGAAACCGAGGAAGATGAAACCATTCGATGAACCGGTGTTAACCCAGAGCTTCAAAGTGAATGAGCTTGGCAAGGTTTTACTCACTGTAGACAACCCAACCTCTAAGAAGAAGAAGCTCGTTTACAGGTTCAATGTCAAACCTCTCTGA
- the LOC106327282 gene encoding protein NRT1/ PTR FAMILY 5.11-like: MLIAGDELGNTLPPGNLAVRSSFGGWKSARLIIFVEMAEQFASYGISSNLITYLTGPLGESAAAAAANINAWCGTEAFLPLLWSFVADSFLGRFRTIIISSSLYILGLGLLSFSAMIPSHSKDSNQLQVTLFFISLYLIALGQGGFSPCIKVFGADQFDGNDLKELKAKSSFFNWLMFGSCVSILTTRLISSYIQENLSWSLGFGIPGASMLLALLLFLLGTKTYRFTTERRGNKNPFARIICVFIEAVKNRRQPDLHIANPNETLLLVAHQSSKQFRFLDRAAVSCDLSEIEDAKAVLKLVPIWINCLVYSTVCSQIPTFFTKQGSTMNRYISPGILVPAATLQCVLSLAMVFFIPIYDRLLVPIARSFTQNPLGITTLQRIGAGMFLSNIAMVVAALVETKRLQTAQDDITTMMSVWWLVPQYAIYGVSYAFLTIGLQEFFYDQVPNELRRVGMALNLSIFGVGNFLSSFMISVIDKVTSQLCQTSWFDNDLNNAHLDYFYWLLACVSSMGLASYLWFAKSYVYNRPNTF, encoded by the exons ATGTTGATCGCCGGAGATGAGCTGGGAAATACTCTTCCTCCGGGAAATCTAGCCGTCAGATCCTCCTTTGGAGGATGGAAATCGGCAAGGCTCATAATCT TTGTAGAAATGGCCGAGCAGTTCGCCTCTTACGGGATATCGTCCAACCTCATAACGTACCTGACAGGACCACTGGGAGAGTCAGCGGCCGCAGCTGCAGCAAATATTAACGCCTGGTGTGGAACGGAAGCGTTTCTTCCACTTCTCTGGAGCTTTGTCGCTGACTCGTTTCTTGGCCGTTTCCGTACCATCATAATCTCGTCCTCTCTGTACATCTTG GGACTTGGGTTGCTGTCTTTTTCAGCCATGATTCCTTCTCACTCCAAAGATTCGAATCAACTCCAAGTGACTCTCTTCTTCATCTCTCTGTATCTTATAGCCTTAGGACAAGGAGGTTTCAGCCCTTGTATTAAGGTATTTGGAGCTGATCAATTTGATGGAAATGACCTAAAAGAGTTGAAAGCAAAGAGTTCTTTTTTCAACTGGTTGATGTTTGGAAGCTGTGTTAGCATATTGACCACTCGTTTGATCTCTAGCTACATCCAAGAGAATCTAAGCTGGTCCTTAGGATTTGGTATTCCAGGTGCTTCCATGCTACTTGCTCTGCTTCTCTTCCTCCTTGGAACTAAGACTTACCGTTTCACTACTGAGAGAAGAGGAAACAAAAACCCTTTTGCTAGAATCATTTGTGTTTTTATAGAAGCCGTAAAGAACAGAAGACAACCAGATTTACACATAGCTAACCCGAACGAGACCCTACTTCTCGTGGCTCACCAGAGTTCCAAACAATTTAG GTTCCTTGACAGAGCGGCGGTTTCATGTGATTTGTCTGAAATTGAAGACGCAAAAGCTGTGCTAAAGCTTGTTCCCATATGGATAAATTGCTTGGTTTATTCCACTGTATGTTCACAGATCCCTACTTTCTTCACAAAGCAAGGATCAACAATGAACAGGTATATCTCACCAGGAATTTTAGTTCCCGCAGCCACGCTCCAATGCGTCTTAAGCCTAGCAATGGTTTTTTTCATCCCAATCTACGACCGTCTACTAGTCCCAATCGCAAGATCATTTACTCAAAACCCTTTAGGAATCACAACGCTTCAGAGGATTGGCGCTGGCATGTTTCTCTCCAATATTGCCATGGTGGTTGCCGCTTTGGTCGAGACCAAAAGGCTCCAAACCGCTCAAGATGATATCACAACAATGATGAGCGTGTGGTGGTTGGTTCCACAATATGCTATCTACGGTGTCTCGTATGCGTTCTTAACGATTGGCTTACAGGAGTTTTTCTACGACCAAGTCCCTAACGAGCTTAGGAGAGTCGGTATGGCTCTTAATCTAAGCATATTCGGGGTCGGCAACTTCCTAAGCAGCTTCATGATATCAGTCATCGACAAAGTCACAAGCCAGCTTTGTCAAACGAGCTGGTTCGATAACGACCTTAACAACGCTCATTTAGATTACTTCTACTGGCTACTTGCTTGTGTTAGTTCCATGGGTTTAGCCTCCTACTTGTGGTTCGCCAAGTCGTATGTGTACAATAGACCAAACACATTCTAA
- the LOC106327411 gene encoding patellin-1-like: MAQEEAQKSADVVAVATTDKEVTVPAPVPEKEVIAPVASEEKAVPEKEEKETSEAEKSVPVKEEETVVTEKVIAPSPEELEKKALEEFKELVREALNKRQFTPPAPPVKEEKTEEKKSAEETKGEEKTEEKKEEEKPEEAVKVEEKSSDDVAPEETKPEEKSEVAAPAETKSEEKEVVPATVTTTEKASGAEEDGTKTVEAIEESIVSVTPPESSAAPVVVETETAVAPEPEPVEPEEVSIYGVPLLQDERSDTILLKFLRARDFKVKEALTMLKNTVQWRKENKIDELVEAEAGEEASEFEKMVFAHGVDKEGHVVIYSSYGEFQNKELFSDKEKLNKFLNWRIQLQEKCVRALDFSCPDAKSSFVFVSDFRNAPGLGKRALWQFIRRAVKQFEDNYPEFATRELFINVPWWYIPYYKTFGSIITSPRTRSKMVLAGPSKSADTIFKYIAPEQVPVKYGGLSNEIGGDSVTEAIVKPAAKYTIELPASEACALSWELRVLGADVTYGAQFEPTTEGSYDVIVSKNRKIGLTDEPVITGSFKVGEPGKIVITIDNQTSKKKKVLYRFKTQPRSDL; the protein is encoded by the exons ATGGCTCAAGAAGAGGCACAGAAGTCCGCTGATGTTGTCGCCGTCGCTACCACCGATAAGGAGGTGACTGTTCCTGCTCCAGTGCCAGAGAAGGAGGTGATTGCTCCGGTTGCCTCGGAGGAGAAGGCCGTCCCGGAGAAGGAGGAGAAGGAGACCTCGGAGGCGGAGAAATCTGTTCCAGTGAAGGAAGAAGAGACAGTTGTAACTGAGAAAGTGATTGCTCCGTCGCCTGAGGAGCTTGAGAAGAAGGCACTTGAGGAGTTCAAGGAGCTCGTTAGGGAGGCTCTGAACAAACGGCAATTCACTCCTCCCGCGCCGCCGGTGAAGGAAGAGAAAACAGAGGAGAAGAAATCGGCGGAGGAAACTAAAGGAGAAGAGAAAACAGAGGAAAAGAAGGAAGAAGAGAAACCAGAAGAAGCCGTCAAGGTCGAGGAGAAATCATCTGATGACGTGGCTCCGGAAGAGACCAAGCCGGAGGAGAAATCTGAAGTGGCGGCTCCCGCTGAGACCAAATCAGAGGAGAAAGAAGTTGTGCCAGCCACCGTGACCACCACCGAGAAAGCCTCTGGTGCTGAAGAAGACGGAACCAAGACCGTGGAAGCAATCGAAGAGTCCATCGTCTCCGTCACTCCTCCAGAATCCTCCGCTGCGCCGGTTGTCGTAGAGACAGAGACAGCCGTCGCCCCAGAGCCAGAGCCTGTGGAGCCGGAAGAAGTCTCGATCTACGGAGTTCCTCTCCTCCAAGACGAAAGATCTGACACAATCCTCCTCAAGTTCCTCCGTGCGAGAGACTTCAAGGTCAAGGAAGCCTTAACCATGCTTAAAAACACCGTCCAATGGCGCAAGGAGAACAAAATCGACGAGCTGGTCGAGGCCGAGGCCGGAGAAGAAGCCAGCGAGTTCGAGAAGATGGTGTTCGCTCACGGCGTCGACAAGGAAGGTCACGTCGTGATCTACAGCTCCTACGGAGAGTTCCAGAACAAGGAGCTTTTCTCCGACAAGGAGAAGCTTAACAAGTTCCTCAACTGGAGGATTCAGCTACAAGAGAAGTGTGTGAGAGCTCTTGACTTCAGCTGCCCTGATGCCAAGTCTTCGTTCGTGTTCGTCAGCGACTTCAGGAACGCTCCTGGACTCGGCAAGAGAGCCTTGTGGCAGTTCATCAGGCGTGCAGTCAAACAATTCGAGGACAATTATCCAGAGTTCGCCACTAGAGAG TTGTTCATCAATGTTCCATGGTGGTACATTCCTTACTACAAAACATTCGGATCTATCATCACATCGCCAAGGACTAGAAGCAAGATGGTACTTGCTGGTCCATCCAAATCTGCCGATACCATTTTCAA ATACATAGCTCCAGAACAAGTCCCGGTTAAATATGGCGGACTTAGCAACGAAATTGGTGGAGACTCTGTAACCGAAGCCATTGTTAAACCAGCAGCCAAATACACCATCGAATTGCCTGCTTCTGAG GCTTGCGCGCTCTCATGGGAGCTTAGGGTTTTGGGTGCAGATGTGACTTATGGAGCTCAGTTTGAGCCGACCACAGAGGGAAGCTATGATGTGATCGTCTCTAAGAACCGAAAGATTGGATTAACTGACGAACCGGTCATAACTGGTTCTTTTAAGGTTGGTGAACCGGGAAAGATTGTGATCACAATCGATAACCAGACTTCCAAGAAAAAGAAAGTGCTCTACCGGTTCAAAACTCAACCAAGGTCCGATCTTTGA
- the LOC106327281 gene encoding protein NRT1/ PTR FAMILY 5.12-like yields MSISNADSETGTTLSYGVVEGSVDFRGKPSLRFSSGGWRSSGFIIGAEVSEKFAYFGVASNLITYFTAQLGESTAAAASNVNLWLGTAAFLPLIWGSIADSFLGRFRTILFTSSLYILGLGLLTFSATIPSACKDQETLVSCVSQFKVTIFFCALYLIALGEGGFKACLRAFGADQFDEQDPIESKAKSSFFNWLYFAISFGILATRLVSNYVQENLSWALGFGIPCVSMMISLFFFLLGTNTYRFSTGGEVRQGRKHNNPFVRIGRVFVAAAKNRRETSSETLLFPHESSKQYRFLDRAAISCDSAEVEEAKSVLSLVPVWMCCLVFGIVYAQSSTFFTKQGATMDRSISSTFSVPAATLQGFISVSILVFIPIYDRVLVPIARSITHKPAGITTLQRITTGIFLSILSMVIAALVEMKRLKTARDHGLVDSPNATVPMSVCWLIPQYVLYGVSDVFTMVGLQEFFYGQIPVELRSLGLSMYLSVIGIGNYLSSFMVSVIEKTTSQPGQASWFDNNLNQAHLDYFYWLLACLSSISFVSLVYFAKSYVYNSPK; encoded by the exons ATGTCGATCTCTAACGCTGATAGTGAGACCGGAACTACACTTTCGTATGGTGTTGTCGAGGGCTCCGTTGACTTCCGAGGCAAGCCATCCCTCAGGTTCTCTTCCGGTGGCTGGAGATCCTCTGGCTTCATCATTG GAGCGGAAGTGTCGGAGAAGTTCGCCTACTTTGGAGTAGCCTCGAATCTGATAACCTACTTCACGGCGCAGTTAGGGGAGTCAACGGCGGCTGCAGCCTCAAACGTCAACCTATGGCTCGGGACGGCAGCTTTCTTGCCACTGATCTGGGGCTCTATAGCGGACTCATTTCTTGGTCGTTTCCGTACCATCCTCTTCACGTCCTCGCTCTATATCTTG GGACTTGGGCTGCTTACGTTTTCAGCAACGATTCCGTCTGCATGCAAAGATCAAGAAACACTCGTCTCGTGCGTTTCTCAGTTTAAAGTGACAATATTCTTTTGTGCTCTCTATCTAATAGCACTAGGCGAAGGAGGCTTCAAGGCATGTCTTAGAGCTTTCGGAGCAGATCAGTTTGATGAACAAGATCCTATAGAGTCCAAAGCCAAGAGCTCATTCTTTAACTGGTTGTATTTTGCGATATCATTTGGTATATTGGCCACTAGGTTGGTCTCTAATTATGTCCAAGAGAATCTGAGTTGGGCTTTAGGGTTTGGGATTCCATGTGTTTCCATGATGATTTCTCTGTTCTTCTTTTTACTTGGGACCAACACTTATCGCTTCAGCACTGGAGGAGAAGTAAGACAAGGACGAAAGCATAATAACCCTTTTGTAAGAATTGGCCGTGTTTTTGTTGCTGCTGCGAAAAATCGACGAGAGACTTCGTCAGAAACCCTCCTCTTTCCTCACGAAAGTTCGAAGCAATACAG ATTCCTCGACAGGGCGGCGATTTCATGTGATTCAGCTGAAGTTGAAGAAGCAAAATCTGTGTTAAGTCTTGTTCCAGTTTGGATGTGTTGTTTAGTATTTGGCATTGTTTATGCGCAATCCTCTACTTTCTTTACAAAGCAAGGAGCCACAATGGACAGATCAATCTCATCAACATTCTCAGTCCCTGCAGCGACACTCCAAGGTTTCATAAGCGTATCAATCCTTGTTTTCATCCCAATCTACGACCGTGTACTCGTCCCAATCGCAAGATCAATCACTCATAAACCAGCAGGAATCACAACCCTTCAAAGGATCACCACAGGCATTTTCCTCTCTATTCTTTCAATGGTAATAGCTGCTTTGGTCGAGATGAAAAGACTCAAGACCGCTCGCGATCACGGGCTTGTTGATTCCCCTAATGCCACGGTTCCAATGAGTGTTTGCTGGCTAATTCCACAGTACGTTCTCTATGGAGTCTCTGATGTTTTCACTATGGTTGGCTTACAAGAGTTCTTCTACGGACAAATCCCGGTCGAGCTAAGGAGCTTGGGATTATCTATGTACCTTAGCGTAATCGGCATAGGCAACTACTTGAGTAGCTTCATGGTATCAGTCATTGAGAAAACAACGAGCCAGCCAGGTCAAGCGAGTTGGTTCGATAATAACCTGAACCAGGCACATCTTGATTACTTCTATTGGCTACTTGCTTGTCTCAGCTCCATTTCATTCGTTTCTTTGGTCTATTTTGCTAAGTCGTACGTCTACAACAGCCCAAAGTAA